The DNA region CCAGCACACCATCGGAATACATCCCCGGTAATGGGTTTAGCAAAGCGGCAGAGCGAATTTCACCGGATGGGAAGTGGATTGTTTACGAGTCCACGGAATCCGGCGAAACTCAAGTTTACTTGGAGTCATTTCCTGAACGCAGCGGTAAGTGGCAAGTGTCCACCGGAGGGGGAATGCAGCCGCGCTGGTCGGGCGACGGGCGGAAGGTTTATTTCCTTTCGCCAGATAACAAAATAATGGCCGCGGATATGGCATTTACGGCATCCGGGCCGCAAGTGACGAAGATCAGCGAATTGTTTTCCGTGCCGCCTTCGCTCATCGCCGGCGGGAATCCCATGGATGTGACACGTGACGGCTCGCATTTTGTGCTGAATGCTCGTCACGGGGACGCCAGCCACAGCCTAAAGGTGCTGCTAAATTGGCCGGCGCTGCTGAAGAAACAGTAATCACTCGCGCATTCGAATGTGAAGGGCACGCTCCATTCGGGATGTCTGTTTGGACCGAAACGAAAGGCAGACTTCTCGTCGTCCCAGGAAGAGCAACCGACCGCAGGCTTCTCGGAATGACTAAAGAGCAAGATATTCGGCGCGTGCCACCAGTACATGCAGATAAGAAAAAGGCGCTCCAGGAAGATTCCGGAGTGCCTTTTGTGTTTTCCAGGCAAGCAGAACGATCAGCACACACCGTCCGCCGCGAAGACTCTCGAATCAGAACTGAAAACTTATGGTGCCATAAGTCGAAAGCGGCTCGCCGGGATAAGCGAGGATGTAATTCGCTCCCGTCAATCCGCCGTTTGCAGCCGTGCCGAAATAGCCGCCGCTGGAGATGTACTCATATTCGTTAAATTTCCTGTTGAAAATATTCTGGAAGGAAATGCTCAGATTCACGAACTTCATGGGCGAGCCCGTGAAAGAGACGTTTGTAGTGGTGTAAGACGGCATGGTGGTGTTGCTTGGCCCCGGCTGGCTGCAGCCAACGTTGGCGATGAAGCCGCAATTGTCGAAGAGGTGTTGGGAACCCATTCTGTCGAACCAGAGCCGGGGCTCGACGATGAGACGGTCGTTGTGCATGATTCCGTAGTACACGCCAGCGTTGAGGGTTGAGTTAGGGACGTAAGCGACGGGAAGATTGTTGTAGATCGCGCACGGCGGGGCGGACCCTGTTGGCGTACTCTGAATCAGCTGCTGGCAGGCTGCGGTATTGGGCGCGCCGGTTACGTAGGTGGTGAAATGCGACGTCTCGGTGGTGAAATTGGCGAATATATGCAGGTTTTGCAACGGGTCATCGTCGAAGTAGGCGTTCATCCCATGATAGGTTGAATCGCCGCCAGCGGAGATTTCAACAAGGCCGGCAGTTTCGAAATCGATTTCCTGATTGGTGTAGTCGAGGTGGTAGTAATCGGCGCCAAAGATGAAATTCTTGAGCGCAGGCGCGTCCTGGAAATGAATTTTGGCTCCGCCCTGGCTGTAGGCGCCTTTGGCAAGAAGGTAATAATTAGGATCAACGGCCTGGAACTGACCGCCGCCACCGCCAAGAGAAGGCGAGTGATATTCCGTCGAATAGCCACCGTAAAAAGTCAGCCAAGGCGTGGCGATATAGCCCGCGCTGACGGAAGGCTCGACGCCACCCTTCCCCTGGTGGCCACCGCAGATCGAGCCTTGATTGGTGGCGTTCGGCGGGCCGAAGAGGTTGAGGTAAGGGTCAGCGTTGGCAGGATAGTACGCGCAATGCGTGCTCATCACGACGCCGGGCGCGAAATTGAAGTCGCGCGCGGCCTGGTCGGAGTAGCCGGTGCGGAAGCCAACGAACCTGAGGCCAGGAGTGATGTGAAGCTTGGCGATGGGATGAAAATCATCCATGACATAGACAGAGGCGTCGTCCTGGTCGAAATAGCCGGAACGGAATTTTCCGCCGATGTTTACGGTCGCTGTGGCACCGTCTCCGCCCAGAGCCGGGTCAAAGAAATTATTGTGGGCATTATAGAGTTCGTGGATGTAGTAAGCGCCGGCTGTGACCGTGTTCATAGGCAACACCTTGGAGATAGCGACCTGGTCGCCGAAAGCGTCGCTATAGGGGTTGTTCCACTCATCTACTTGGCCCGCGGGAGCGAACTGATCGGCGAGCCGCCGGTGGAAGCGACGAATGTGCATATACCAAGTCATATTCGTAAGCGTTGTTGTGGGATTTAGCTGTAGATTCTCGCGACCATAAAGATTCCAGATCTCGTTTGTGTCGTATTTGTTGTAATCGTCGAAGGGGAGGGTGCTATAGAAGCCGCTCGTGGTCTCGCTGTAGTGGACTCCGTTTCCGCTCTCGATGATGCCCTGATCGGTCAGAGGAATCACCTGGGGACGGTAGCCACCAGCTTTGGCGTAATAGCTGCCGAGCTCAAAACTTCCTGCTGAAAACATGCGGATGGTTTTCACGAAGATGGCGCCATCTTGGGCGTGGTTCACAAATCCGTCGGGCGCGGAGCGGAAACTGTCGCCATTGCCGACGCCGCCTCCAACGACCGTAGACCAGCCGTGGAAGTCGCCGGTGTTCCCGACGAACGCAATGTTCTTTTGATTGAAGCTGCCGTAGCTGGCCTGCACGCTCATGTGCATGCCTACGGTGGGTTGAATTGGCGTGAACTCAACCTGTCCGCCGATATTGTCGTAGAAACGGTCGTCCGGAGATCCTGGGCCATAAGTAACGGCCACGTCCTGCATGAGAAGATTTTGCGGCAAAGTGGCGGACTGCCAGAGGCCGGTGGCGACGTCGGTGACAGGGACGCCGTCGAATGTGATCCCGAGAGAGCCAGGCGCCGTAAAGCCAGTGTTTTCGCCGGCCCAACCCTGATGAATTCCATTGAGCTGAATCGTATATTTCGTGGCGCCTGTATTTCCGTAGCCGATCACATTGGCGCCGGGAGTGTAGGAAATCATTTGCGCGCCGCCGGCCACAGGTCCAGCTGCGTCCAATTGCTTACGGTCCAACACACGAGTGGATTCGTCGGAGAGTGCGACCTCTTCGCGAGTGGGCATGGGTCTGGCACCGGGCATGACGGTGCCACGGACGACGACGGACTGACCCAAAGTCTCGACCTGCAACTTGGCATTGACACTGAGCGGTTGGTCCGCGGACAAAGAGACCACTTGATTGAAGGACTGGAATCCGGATTTTTCGACTGTGACCAGGTATCGATCCGCAGAAAGGTTGCTGGCGACAAAGCGGCCGTCGGCTCCGGTGGTGGCGTGCGTGACCGTGCCGGAAGTGAGGTTGGTGATTGTGACCGTCGCCGCGCGAAGCGCCGCGCCGGATGCATCCAATACCTGGCCACTAATTGTGCCAGGGCTTTGAGCCAGAGCGAAGGCAGCGCAAAAAGAGAAAATGAAAAGGGATAAGCCTAGTAGCTTGCGCACAGAGAAGTCCTTTCAGAAGGATTGGTGGTCATTCGATACCTGTATATGCTTGTTTCTCTTCGCCGACCGCACGTCTCCAACGGAGAAAAACGAACGGGCGTAAAACTAGGTTGGGTGGATTACAGGGGTGCTACAGGACGGTGAATTCTGGATGACAAGTCGGTTTTGAGCGGGCGGACCGAGGGGCGGGACGAAATTGGCTGAGATTGTGCGGCGACGAGGCGCGTTTAGCAGCTTTGGAAATCGGAGAAGAAAAAAGGCGCTCCGAAGAAGTTCGGAGCGCCTCTTGTATTCTGAAAACGACTACAGATCCCCGCCACGGCGGGCAAGCCTCGTCACCCTCGCTGAAAAACGCTCGGGACTCCTCGGGATGACAAACTACGTCAGTACATGCCGCCCATGCCGCCCGCGCCGGGAGCGCCAGCACCAGCAGCTTTCTTCTCTTCTTCCTTGATGTCGGCCACGAGAGCTTCCGTGGTGAGCATCAAGGCCGCGATGGAAGCGGCGTTCTGGAGAGCGAGGCGGGTGACCTTGGCCGGATCAATGACGCCAGCCTTGACCATGTCGCCGTATTCGCCGGTGTCGGCATTGAAGCCGAAGTTGTCGTTTTCGCTTTCGCGAACCTTACCGACGATGACTGCGCCTTCTTCACCGGCATTGTGCGCGATCTGACGGGCGGGCTCTTCGAGAGCGCGCTTGACGATGTTGACGCCGATTTCCTCGTCGCCCGCCACCTTGAGCTTCTCGATCGCCGGAATGCAGCGCAGCAGAGCCGTGCCGCCGCCCGGAACGATGCCTTCCTCAACCGCAGCGCGCGTGGCGTGCATGGCATCCTCGATGCGAGCCTTCTTTTCCTTCAGCTCGATTTCGGTGGCCGCGCCTGCCTTGATGACCGCAACGCCGCCAACGAGCTTGGCGAGGCGTTCCTGAAGCTTCTCTTTGTCGTAGTCGGATGTGGTGTTGTCGACCTGAGTGCGAATCTGCTTCACGCGGCCCTCGATCTCGCTGGGCTTGCCGGCACCCTCGACGATGGTCGTATTGTCCTTGTCGATGGTGATCTTCTTGGCGCGACCGAGATCTTCGACCTTCACGTTTTCGAGCTTGATGCCGAGGTCTTCGGTGATGGCGCGCCCGCCGGTGAGCGTGGCGATATCTTCGAGCATAGCCTTGCGGCGGTCGCCAAAGCCGGGGGCCTTGACGGCGGCGCACTGCAAGGTGCCACGAAGCTTATTGACAACGAGCGTTGCGAGAGCTTCGCCTTCGATGTCTTCGGCGATGATCAGCAACGGCTTGCCCATCTTGGCGATCTGCTCGAGAAGGGGAAGCAAGTCCTTCATGGAACTGATCTTCTTTTCGTGAATCAGGATGCGGACATCTTCGAGGGCGCATTCCATGCGCTCCGGGTCCGTGACGAAATAAGGCGAGAGGTAGCCGCGATCAAACTGCATGCCCTCGACGACCTCAAGCGTGGTTTCCATCGTCTTGGATTCCTCGACGGTAATCACGCCATCCTTGCCGACCTTCTTCATGGCCTCGGCAATGATGTTGCCGATTTGCTTGTCGTTGTTGGCGCTGATGGTGCCAACCTGAGCGATCATGTCGCCCTTGACGTCCTTGTGAAGCTTCTTGATTTCCTCAACGGCGGCTTCGACGGCCTTCTCGATGCCGCGCTTGAGAGCCATAGGGCTGGCGCCCGCAGCGACCGTCTTCACGCCTTCGCGGAAGATAGCCTGCGCGAGAACCGTGGCAGTGGTCGTGCCGTCGCCGGCCACGTCGGAAGTCTTGGAAGCAACTTCGCGGACCATCTGCGCACCCATGTTTTCAAGCCCGTCGGGAAGATCAATTTCCTTCGCAACGGTGACGCCGTCCTTGGTGATGACCGGTGAACCGAACTTCTTTTCGATCACGGCATTGCGCCCCTTGGGGCCGAGCGTGATCTTCACGGCGTCAGCGAGAACGTTAACGCCACGCAGAATCGACTGGCGCGAATTCTCACCAGTCACAATTTGCTTTGCCATAAGACCTAATCCTCCTCAAAATTTCCTCGGATAAAAATGCCCGCCGGATCGCTCCGAAGCGGGGTGGTTATCTTTTGCCAGAGGCAGCCTTTGCCGCGCCACCGATTTTTGCCAGAATTTCGTCTTCCTTCAGGATGAGATACTCCTGGTCGTCGATCTTGATTTCGTTGCCGCTATACTTGCCGAAAAGAATGCGGTCGCCGACTTTCACATCGAGAGGAATCAGCTCGCCCTTCTCGCGCCTGCCGGAGCCAACGGCAACAACTTCGCCTTCCTGGGGTTTCTCTTTTGCACTGTCGGGGATGATGATGCCTCCCTTGACAGTTTCCTTCTCTTCGAGCCGCTTCACGATCACACGGTCGTGGAGCGGGGTGATGTTCACTGCCATATCTCGTAACCTCCGCTTGAAGACTTCGAATGGCCGCAGGGGAGGCGGGTATGGTTAGCACTCCTCTTTGGCGAGT from Candidatus Acidiferrales bacterium includes:
- a CDS encoding TonB-dependent receptor; translated protein: MRKLLGLSLFIFSFCAAFALAQSPGTISGQVLDASGAALRAATVTITNLTSGTVTHATTGADGRFVASNLSADRYLVTVEKSGFQSFNQVVSLSADQPLSVNAKLQVETLGQSVVVRGTVMPGARPMPTREEVALSDESTRVLDRKQLDAAGPVAGGAQMISYTPGANVIGYGNTGATKYTIQLNGIHQGWAGENTGFTAPGSLGITFDGVPVTDVATGLWQSATLPQNLLMQDVAVTYGPGSPDDRFYDNIGGQVEFTPIQPTVGMHMSVQASYGSFNQKNIAFVGNTGDFHGWSTVVGGGVGNGDSFRSAPDGFVNHAQDGAIFVKTIRMFSAGSFELGSYYAKAGGYRPQVIPLTDQGIIESGNGVHYSETTSGFYSTLPFDDYNKYDTNEIWNLYGRENLQLNPTTTLTNMTWYMHIRRFHRRLADQFAPAGQVDEWNNPYSDAFGDQVAISKVLPMNTVTAGAYYIHELYNAHNNFFDPALGGDGATATVNIGGKFRSGYFDQDDASVYVMDDFHPIAKLHITPGLRFVGFRTGYSDQAARDFNFAPGVVMSTHCAYYPANADPYLNLFGPPNATNQGSICGGHQGKGGVEPSVSAGYIATPWLTFYGGYSTEYHSPSLGGGGGQFQAVDPNYYLLAKGAYSQGGAKIHFQDAPALKNFIFGADYYHLDYTNQEIDFETAGLVEISAGGDSTYHGMNAYFDDDPLQNLHIFANFTTETSHFTTYVTGAPNTAACQQLIQSTPTGSAPPCAIYNNLPVAYVPNSTLNAGVYYGIMHNDRLIVEPRLWFDRMGSQHLFDNCGFIANVGCSQPGPSNTTMPSYTTTNVSFTGSPMKFVNLSISFQNIFNRKFNEYEYISSGGYFGTAANGGLTGANYILAYPGEPLSTYGTISFQF
- the groL gene encoding chaperonin GroEL (60 kDa chaperone family; promotes refolding of misfolded polypeptides especially under stressful conditions; forms two stacked rings of heptamers to form a barrel-shaped 14mer; ends can be capped by GroES; misfolded proteins enter the barrel where they are refolded when GroES binds): MAKQIVTGENSRQSILRGVNVLADAVKITLGPKGRNAVIEKKFGSPVITKDGVTVAKEIDLPDGLENMGAQMVREVASKTSDVAGDGTTTATVLAQAIFREGVKTVAAGASPMALKRGIEKAVEAAVEEIKKLHKDVKGDMIAQVGTISANNDKQIGNIIAEAMKKVGKDGVITVEESKTMETTLEVVEGMQFDRGYLSPYFVTDPERMECALEDVRILIHEKKISSMKDLLPLLEQIAKMGKPLLIIAEDIEGEALATLVVNKLRGTLQCAAVKAPGFGDRRKAMLEDIATLTGGRAITEDLGIKLENVKVEDLGRAKKITIDKDNTTIVEGAGKPSEIEGRVKQIRTQVDNTTSDYDKEKLQERLAKLVGGVAVIKAGAATEIELKEKKARIEDAMHATRAAVEEGIVPGGGTALLRCIPAIEKLKVAGDEEIGVNIVKRALEEPARQIAHNAGEEGAVIVGKVRESENDNFGFNADTGEYGDMVKAGVIDPAKVTRLALQNAASIAALMLTTEALVADIKEEEKKAAGAGAPGAGGMGGMY
- a CDS encoding co-chaperone GroES, which produces MNITPLHDRVIVKRLEEKETVKGGIIIPDSAKEKPQEGEVVAVGSGRREKGELIPLDVKVGDRILFGKYSGNEIKIDDQEYLILKEDEILAKIGGAAKAASGKR